One stretch of Natronolimnobius baerhuensis DNA includes these proteins:
- a CDS encoding PH domain-containing protein, whose protein sequence is MSRSTPDWLHLSDDEDIVWESRPHPITMGPRVPLALAIVLVGVVLAGWGVTDGGIAIVALFGVVLMAAGLIVASVQYIIWTNTRYVITSDELYKKYGIISRDVTQFRLDRVQNTSLQQSTVGRVLGYGNLTVYTAGSGEPELTFERVSSPERAASVLNEYLGTVSAPNDQTV, encoded by the coding sequence ATGAGTCGTTCGACGCCGGACTGGCTGCATCTCTCCGACGACGAGGACATCGTCTGGGAGAGTCGGCCGCACCCGATTACGATGGGACCGCGAGTACCGCTCGCGCTGGCAATTGTCCTCGTCGGCGTCGTCCTCGCCGGGTGGGGCGTCACCGACGGCGGCATTGCAATCGTCGCGCTGTTCGGCGTCGTCTTGATGGCTGCTGGCCTCATCGTCGCGAGCGTCCAGTACATCATCTGGACGAACACACGCTATGTGATCACCTCCGACGAGTTGTACAAAAAGTACGGCATCATCTCGAGAGACGTGACCCAGTTTCGCCTCGACCGCGTCCAGAACACGAGTCTGCAGCAGTCAACCGTGGGGCGCGTGCTCGGCTACGGGAACCTGACGGTGTACACCGCCGGCTCCGGCGAACCCGAACTCACCTTCGAGCGCGTCTCGAGTCCGGAGCGGGCCGCGAGCGTCCTGAACGAGTACCTTGGGACCGTGAGTGCGCCGAACGATCAGACGGTGTGA
- a CDS encoding DEAD/DEAH box helicase translates to MEVAEVLPEFADAFAFEEFNRMQREAVPALLESDDNVVASAPTAAGKTALAELAICKALADGGTALFIAPMRALTNEKEDDWDRFEDLEYSVYVVTGERDLNPRRARRADILVMTPEKLDSATRKHDSRRYDFVTDVDVCVIDEVHLLDADRRGSVLEVTISRLRRLCAPRVVALSATMPNIDDVAAWLDAPAETTFEFGDEYRPVELNAGVKTYTHGENSFADKYRRLYRALDLAEPHLREDGQSLVFVSSRQDTVRAAEKARDEIAERDIPMGARGNYDFHTDSKALENETLRNSVLDGVAFHHAGLSKNDRDLVEEWFKEGIVELLFSTSTLAWGVNLPARCVVIRDTKLHDPLEGEVDMSPLDVLQMLGRAGRPGYDDVGYGWVVCDTAEADKYRRLLRDGKEIESRLADSLETHLNAEIAMGTITDLDDVMDWLETTFYYVRGQSKPEAYEFPNLRERVRDCLEDLVSHGFVETGEDLSIEATQRGVLASKYYLRLETAATFARLCDRIDDGDDLETNDILEAVATAGEFDSVSSRQDERDAIDAVLVGQEYGDLEAGQRKVLAILRGAASGTTPTELASDSWVIRQNATRLLSALGAFLDRFVGPHAANRSRRVEARIENGVSADAVGLTAIDGVGAGRASKLATEGLATPGDVVGAGISGLTEAGLSEGVAERVYEGAQSLPSLELEWGDFPEQIETGENEVCEVTVRNVGEPERAGIRVTVNGREMTSTNTYLRDTETVPVGVFGADADELEYTVSVAFPEEPLVPVEQTRHVNIA, encoded by the coding sequence ATGGAGGTCGCCGAGGTTCTCCCAGAGTTCGCCGACGCCTTTGCCTTTGAGGAGTTCAATCGAATGCAACGCGAGGCCGTGCCCGCCTTACTCGAGTCCGATGACAACGTCGTCGCGAGCGCGCCGACGGCTGCGGGCAAGACCGCCCTCGCGGAACTCGCGATCTGTAAGGCACTCGCGGATGGCGGAACCGCACTGTTTATCGCGCCGATGCGAGCCCTGACGAACGAGAAAGAAGACGACTGGGACCGATTTGAGGACCTCGAGTACTCGGTGTACGTCGTCACGGGCGAACGGGATCTGAACCCGCGGCGCGCGCGACGCGCGGACATCCTCGTGATGACACCCGAGAAACTCGACTCGGCGACCCGCAAACACGATTCGCGACGCTATGACTTCGTCACCGACGTCGACGTCTGCGTTATCGACGAAGTCCACTTACTCGACGCCGACCGACGGGGATCGGTGCTCGAGGTGACGATTTCCCGACTGCGGCGACTCTGTGCGCCACGCGTCGTGGCGCTGTCGGCGACGATGCCGAACATCGACGACGTAGCGGCCTGGCTCGACGCGCCCGCGGAGACCACCTTCGAGTTCGGCGACGAGTACCGGCCGGTCGAGCTGAACGCGGGCGTCAAGACTTACACGCACGGCGAGAACTCCTTTGCCGACAAGTATCGTCGCCTCTATCGCGCACTCGACCTTGCTGAACCGCACCTCAGGGAGGACGGCCAATCACTCGTGTTCGTCTCCTCGAGACAGGATACCGTCCGCGCGGCCGAGAAAGCCCGCGACGAGATCGCCGAACGCGACATTCCAATGGGTGCACGCGGCAACTACGATTTCCATACTGACTCGAAAGCACTCGAGAACGAGACGCTCCGAAACTCCGTCCTCGACGGCGTCGCCTTCCACCATGCCGGCCTCTCGAAGAACGACCGCGACCTCGTCGAGGAGTGGTTCAAGGAGGGCATCGTCGAATTGCTCTTTTCAACCTCAACGCTGGCCTGGGGTGTGAACCTGCCCGCCCGCTGTGTCGTGATCCGGGATACGAAACTCCACGACCCGCTCGAGGGCGAAGTCGACATGAGTCCCCTCGACGTGCTCCAGATGCTCGGGCGGGCGGGTCGGCCGGGCTACGACGACGTGGGCTACGGCTGGGTCGTCTGCGACACGGCGGAGGCGGACAAGTACCGCCGCCTGCTGCGCGATGGCAAAGAGATCGAATCCCGCCTCGCAGACAGCCTCGAGACCCACCTGAACGCCGAAATTGCAATGGGGACGATTACCGACCTTGACGATGTAATGGACTGGCTCGAGACGACCTTTTACTACGTCCGCGGGCAGTCCAAACCCGAGGCATACGAGTTCCCGAACCTCCGCGAGCGCGTCCGTGATTGCCTCGAGGACCTCGTTTCCCACGGCTTCGTCGAGACCGGCGAGGACCTCTCCATCGAGGCGACGCAACGAGGCGTCCTCGCCTCGAAGTACTACCTGCGCCTCGAGACGGCGGCGACGTTCGCCCGACTCTGTGACCGGATCGACGACGGCGACGATCTCGAGACGAACGACATTCTCGAGGCGGTCGCGACGGCCGGCGAGTTCGACTCCGTCTCGTCCAGACAGGACGAACGCGACGCCATCGACGCCGTGTTAGTTGGCCAGGAGTACGGCGACCTCGAGGCCGGCCAGCGGAAAGTGCTCGCTATCTTGCGGGGTGCAGCCAGCGGGACAACCCCGACGGAACTCGCGAGCGATTCGTGGGTGATCCGCCAGAACGCGACCCGCCTGCTGTCGGCGCTGGGTGCGTTTCTCGACCGCTTTGTCGGCCCGCACGCGGCAAATCGCTCGCGACGTGTCGAGGCACGCATCGAAAACGGCGTCTCGGCGGATGCCGTCGGGCTAACCGCCATCGACGGCGTTGGTGCTGGCCGCGCGAGCAAACTCGCAACAGAAGGGCTGGCGACGCCCGGTGACGTCGTCGGGGCCGGCATTTCCGGGTTGACCGAAGCCGGACTTTCGGAAGGCGTCGCCGAACGCGTCTACGAAGGCGCACAGTCGCTCCCCTCGCTCGAACTCGAGTGGGGCGACTTCCCCGAACAGATTGAAACGGGCGAGAACGAGGTCTGTGAGGTAACCGTTCGAAACGTCGGCGAACCCGAACGCGCCGGTATCCGCGTCACCGTCAACGGCCGCGAGATGACGAGTACGAACACCTATCTTCGCGATACCGAAACCGTCCCCGTCGGCGTCTTCGGCGCAGATGCGGACGAACTCGAGTATACGGTGAGTGTTGCGTTTCCCGAGGAGCCACTGGTGCCGGTCGAGCAGACCAGACACGTCAATATCGCGTGA
- a CDS encoding urease accessory protein UreF, with translation MTTDPDAFLSALRLADSFLPVGGYTASYGLEQYLNEDKIDDRDDLEAVIAAYLRRVVGPCELVALSNAHAASEANDLEAVRTVDERLHAVTMPREFRESSTKAGAKLSELFLETDIEQGVETTLATAVATDETPGHYPVVFGVIAQSRGLSRRDACLAYAHSFVTGLLGAAQRLGRFGHTAIQSTLESLQSVVTEVCEQYLESDVSAMASFAPFAEIMGMRHERAGRRLFMS, from the coding sequence ATGACCACTGACCCCGATGCGTTCCTGTCGGCCCTTCGGCTTGCAGACTCGTTTCTGCCAGTCGGTGGCTACACGGCCTCATACGGCCTCGAGCAGTACCTGAACGAGGATAAAATCGATGACCGTGATGACCTCGAGGCCGTGATCGCTGCGTATCTCCGGCGTGTCGTCGGACCCTGTGAACTCGTGGCGTTGTCGAACGCCCATGCAGCGAGTGAGGCAAACGATCTCGAGGCGGTACGGACTGTCGACGAACGGCTCCACGCCGTGACGATGCCCCGCGAGTTCCGTGAGAGTTCGACGAAAGCGGGCGCGAAGCTCTCTGAATTGTTCCTCGAGACAGACATCGAGCAAGGGGTCGAGACGACTCTCGCGACGGCAGTCGCAACCGACGAGACGCCGGGTCACTACCCGGTGGTCTTTGGCGTCATCGCCCAGTCGCGTGGCCTCTCACGCCGAGATGCCTGTCTTGCCTACGCCCACTCGTTCGTTACGGGACTGCTCGGTGCAGCCCAGCGACTCGGGCGATTTGGTCACACGGCGATTCAATCGACCCTCGAGTCGCTCCAGTCGGTCGTGACTGAAGTCTGTGAGCAGTATCTCGAGTCCGATGTCTCTGCGATGGCATCGTTCGCGCCGTTCGCCGAAATCATGGGAATGCGCCACGAACGGGCGGGTCGACGGCTGTTCATGAGTTGA